Proteins from one Oscillatoria nigro-viridis PCC 7112 genomic window:
- a CDS encoding efflux RND transporter permease subunit — MNLSEIFIRRPVMTTLVTTGILIFGLMSYFLLPISALPHVEYPFVSVSASLPGATPETMSSSVAAPLERQFTEIAGLNSFNSTSSTGSANISLQFDFSRSVNSAAKDVQAAIAAAAGSLPSGMPKPPTYRKVNPSVAPVLYLYLYSKTLPIAEVDEAAEVTIAQPISAIDGVAQVQVYGQKQYAVRIQLDPRELTSRGIGLDQVRTAVTQGNVNLPTGSLSGDNKSYLIQVNGQLNRAAEYRSLIVAYKNGAAVRLQDLGNVIDDVQNNKVLNLYSDKNVTNQPAILLAVQPQPDANTVEIVDAIVQMLPALKQQIPQSIEMGIMYDRSQSIRASVDDVKFSLVLSVCLVVLVIFLFLRNLTATLIPSLALPVAIIGTFAVMYQLGYSLDNLSLMALTLSVGFVVDDAIVVLENIVRHQEMGEAPLEAALKGSREIGFTIISMTLSLVAVFIPIMFMGGLIGRLFHEFAVTISVAILVSGFVSLSLTPMLCSRFLKSSHQHPKNRFYHLSERGFELLLQGYEWTLKPVLKYRFVTLIVSVILLVLTAYLFVLVPKGFIPTEDTGQLMVNTKGAQDISFEDMLLHQQKVVDIIRKNPNIAALNSTVGASGPNASANNGRITIRLKPRSQRRLSADEIIQQLTPKLRGIPGIQAFIRSPAAIPIGGQQTNSQYQFTVQSLDLQALRQAVPELLAKIKTLRGLRGVDSDLQLSTPQLQVKVDRDKAATVGVSAQQVQKTLSAAYGSGQVSTIYTPNNQFTVVLELKPEFQRDPSALSMLYVRSNTGQMISLSAIANVTQTVGPLTVNHLSGLPSATISFDTLPGTSLSQATAAIEKVAKDVLPPSVTTSFQGAAQVFNQSFNDLGWLLLVSILVIYLILGILYEDFIHPLTILSGLPSAGFGALLTLVIFQVELNLYSFIGIILLVGIVKKNGIMLVDFAIEKQRQEGRSAFEAIYEACIVRFRPIMMTTMAALIGTLPIALGVGSGSESRRPLGIAIVGGLLFSQVLTLYLTPVFYTYMEAWRKRLGQPKMKLSEFFWRPKTRPSTRN; from the coding sequence ATAGCTGGCCTCAATTCGTTTAACTCCACCAGTTCCACCGGTAGCGCCAACATTTCCCTACAATTCGACTTCAGCCGCAGTGTGAATTCTGCTGCTAAAGACGTACAAGCTGCGATCGCCGCCGCCGCAGGTTCATTGCCATCGGGAATGCCCAAACCGCCTACCTACCGGAAAGTTAACCCTTCAGTTGCGCCGGTTCTATACCTTTATTTGTACTCCAAAACCCTGCCAATTGCAGAAGTGGATGAAGCCGCAGAAGTGACGATCGCACAACCCATCTCAGCGATCGACGGCGTGGCGCAAGTGCAGGTTTACGGGCAGAAACAATATGCAGTGAGAATTCAACTCGATCCGCGAGAATTGACCTCCAGGGGAATCGGATTAGATCAAGTTAGAACCGCAGTTACGCAAGGAAATGTCAACTTGCCAACCGGAAGCCTTTCTGGTGATAACAAAAGCTATTTAATTCAGGTAAACGGTCAATTGAACCGTGCTGCAGAATATCGATCGCTGATCGTTGCTTACAAAAATGGCGCAGCAGTGCGGCTGCAAGATTTAGGAAACGTGATTGACGACGTGCAGAACAACAAAGTTTTGAATTTATACAGCGATAAAAATGTTACAAATCAACCGGCAATTTTGCTAGCCGTCCAGCCTCAACCGGATGCCAATACTGTCGAAATTGTCGATGCGATCGTGCAAATGTTACCTGCACTCAAACAACAAATTCCCCAATCGATTGAAATGGGAATTATGTACGATCGCTCTCAATCAATTCGGGCTTCTGTAGATGATGTGAAGTTCTCCTTAGTTTTGTCGGTGTGTCTGGTTGTCTTAGTAATTTTTCTATTTTTGCGGAACCTCACAGCGACGTTAATTCCGAGTTTAGCTTTGCCTGTAGCGATTATCGGTACGTTTGCGGTGATGTATCAGTTGGGATACTCGTTAGATAACCTGTCTCTGATGGCGCTGACGCTTTCAGTGGGGTTTGTGGTGGATGATGCGATCGTGGTTCTCGAAAATATTGTCCGCCATCAAGAAATGGGAGAAGCACCGCTAGAAGCAGCATTAAAAGGGTCGAGAGAAATTGGTTTTACCATTATTTCAATGACGCTTTCATTGGTCGCCGTATTTATTCCCATCATGTTTATGGGCGGGTTGATCGGTCGGTTATTCCACGAATTTGCTGTGACAATTTCTGTCGCAATTTTGGTGTCTGGATTTGTGTCTCTGAGCCTCACGCCGATGTTGTGCAGTCGATTTCTCAAATCGTCCCACCAACACCCAAAAAACCGCTTCTACCACCTCTCAGAGCGGGGATTCGAGCTGCTACTCCAAGGATATGAATGGACGCTAAAACCTGTTTTGAAATACCGTTTCGTGACACTGATTGTTTCTGTAATTCTGCTGGTATTGACGGCTTATCTGTTCGTTCTGGTTCCGAAAGGCTTTATTCCGACTGAAGACACCGGACAACTGATGGTTAACACAAAAGGAGCGCAAGATATTTCGTTTGAAGATATGCTGCTTCACCAACAAAAAGTCGTTGATATTATTCGGAAAAATCCAAACATCGCAGCGTTGAACTCAACCGTAGGTGCGAGCGGCCCGAACGCATCCGCGAACAACGGACGCATTACAATTAGGCTCAAACCGCGATCGCAGCGCCGCCTCAGTGCCGACGAAATCATCCAACAACTCACTCCTAAATTGCGCGGAATTCCCGGCATTCAAGCTTTTATACGCTCTCCTGCTGCGATTCCGATCGGCGGTCAACAAACGAATTCACAATATCAGTTTACGGTGCAAAGTTTAGACTTGCAAGCGCTGCGTCAAGCGGTGCCGGAATTGTTAGCTAAAATCAAAACGCTACGGGGATTGCGCGGTGTGGATAGCGATTTGCAACTGAGCACGCCTCAGCTTCAAGTTAAAGTCGATCGCGACAAAGCCGCAACAGTCGGAGTTAGTGCTCAACAAGTGCAAAAAACCCTCAGCGCAGCTTACGGTTCAGGACAGGTTTCCACGATTTATACCCCGAACAATCAATTTACGGTTGTGTTAGAGCTCAAGCCTGAGTTTCAGCGCGATCCGAGTGCTTTGTCGATGCTTTACGTGCGATCGAACACCGGACAAATGATATCGCTAAGCGCGATCGCAAATGTCACCCAAACAGTCGGGCCGCTAACCGTCAATCACCTAAGCGGATTGCCCTCTGCTACAATCTCCTTTGACACTCTCCCAGGTACATCGCTGAGTCAAGCAACCGCAGCTATCGAGAAAGTTGCAAAGGATGTTTTGCCGCCGTCAGTGACAACAAGTTTCCAAGGTGCAGCACAGGTATTCAACCAATCTTTTAACGATCTAGGTTGGTTGTTGCTGGTTTCTATTCTGGTGATTTATTTAATTCTCGGCATTTTGTACGAGGATTTCATTCACCCGCTGACAATTTTGTCAGGTTTGCCGTCAGCCGGATTTGGTGCACTGTTAACGCTGGTAATCTTTCAGGTTGAACTCAATCTCTATTCGTTTATCGGGATTATTTTGCTGGTGGGAATTGTCAAGAAAAACGGTATCATGCTGGTAGATTTTGCGATCGAGAAACAGCGCCAAGAAGGCAGAAGCGCGTTTGAGGCCATCTACGAAGCCTGCATCGTGCGTTTCCGTCCGATTATGATGACAACGATGGCGGCTTTAATTGGAACTTTGCCGATCGCCCTGGGAGTTGGTAGCGGTTCCGAATCGCGCCGTCCGTTGGGAATTGCGATCGTCGGTGGATTGCTGTTTTCGCAAGTTTTAACGCTGTATCTTACTCCGGTATTTTACACTTATATGGAAGCGTGGCGAAAACGGCTAGGTCAACCAAAAATGAAGCTGTCTGAATTTTTCTGGCGTCCGAAAACTCGACCTTCTACCCGCAATTAA
- the dapB gene encoding 4-hydroxy-tetrahydrodipicolinate reductase, with product MANQLPIPVIVNGAAGKMGREVIKAIARASDMTLFGAVDRSPECLNADAGELAGCGPLEVPITDDLQGMLVLAAQEKQLGVMVDFTHPSSVYENVRSAIAYGIRPVVGTTGLSSEQIQELAEFADKASIGCLIVPNFSIGMVLLQQAAVTASQYFEHVEIIELHHNQKADAPSGTAIQTAQMLAEMGKTFNPPEVEETEKLAGARGSVADEGIRIHSIRLPGLIAHQEVIFGGAGQVYTLRHDTSDRACYMPGVLLSIRKVLELRSLVYGLEKIL from the coding sequence ATGGCGAATCAACTTCCGATTCCGGTGATTGTTAACGGTGCTGCGGGCAAAATGGGCCGCGAAGTAATTAAGGCGATCGCCCGTGCTAGTGACATGACCTTATTTGGGGCTGTAGACCGCTCCCCTGAGTGCCTCAACGCCGATGCCGGGGAATTAGCCGGATGCGGCCCGTTAGAAGTTCCCATCACGGACGACTTGCAAGGAATGCTGGTATTAGCAGCCCAAGAAAAGCAGTTAGGGGTGATGGTAGATTTTACGCACCCTTCGTCTGTTTATGAAAACGTGCGATCGGCTATAGCTTACGGCATTCGCCCGGTAGTCGGCACTACTGGCTTGAGTAGCGAGCAAATTCAAGAATTAGCTGAATTTGCTGATAAAGCGAGCATCGGGTGTTTGATCGTACCCAATTTCTCGATCGGCATGGTTTTGCTCCAACAAGCCGCCGTCACGGCATCTCAGTATTTTGAACACGTAGAAATTATCGAGCTGCACCACAATCAAAAAGCCGATGCCCCCAGCGGTACGGCAATTCAAACTGCCCAGATGTTAGCAGAAATGGGAAAAACTTTCAATCCGCCAGAAGTTGAGGAAACCGAAAAATTAGCCGGAGCTCGGGGTTCAGTGGCGGATGAAGGGATTCGCATTCACAGCATCCGTTTACCCGGTTTAATTGCCCACCAAGAGGTAATTTTTGGCGGCGCCGGTCAAGTGTATACTTTACGACACGATACGAGCGATCGAGCTTGTTATATGCCCGGAGTCTTGCTGTCTATACGCAAAGTCCTTGAACTGCGATCGCTCGTTTACGGATTGGAAAAAATCTTGTAG